The Salvia miltiorrhiza cultivar Shanhuang (shh) chromosome 1, IMPLAD_Smil_shh, whole genome shotgun sequence genome has a window encoding:
- the LOC131008022 gene encoding glutathione S-transferase T2-like, whose amino-acid sequence MSSWIYASEDSVRGKSQRGESLWARIHKLYHNTQAENPNELNERNIESMKGRWKRLNKNGNKWVAVCREANARRRSGMSDNDVEKEAHSIYEAGGNKLVVFNEVMSKHPKWNVHDTTHVFHRQSEDVDDQQSGGSSKRSKTSEDGGFSISSNPETPTSEQSIATRPTGRDKAKRKGKVKVSQSECTHESVVAVEIHAMRLTIDVEAELIKTRIELEREKLQRNAMKMKENMLLQLLAKEHLSPEDEEMKRQLTKIVFGE is encoded by the coding sequence ATGTCATCTTGGATCTATGCTAGCGAAGATAGCGTTCGAGGAAAAAGTCAAAGAGGAGAATCGCTTTGGGCACGTATTCATAAATTGTATCACAACACTCAAGCAGAAAATCCAAATGAGCTCAATGAACGCAACATTGAATCGATGAAAGGTCGCTGGAAACGTCTTAACAAAAATGGAAACAAATGGGTTGCTGTTTGTAGGGAAGCAAATGCTCGAAGAAGGAGTGGAATGAGCGACAATGATGTTGAGAAAGAAGCTCATTCCATTTACGAAGCAGGTGGAAACAAGTTGGTTGTATTTAATGAAGTTATGAGTAAACATCCCAAATGGAATGTTCATGATACCACCCATGTTTTTCATCGTCAAAGTGAAGATGTTGATGACCAGCAAAGTGGTGGCAGTTCAAAAAGATCAAAGACTTCAGAAGATGGGGGATTTTCTATCTCTTCTAATCCAGAAACTCCAACATCTGAACAATCAATTGCGACTCGTCCCACTGGAAGAGATAAGGCAAAAAGGAAAGGTAAAGTTAAGGTCTCACAATCTGAATGTACTCATGAATCTGTTGTTGCTGTAGAAATTCATGCAATGAGACTCACTATAGATGTCGAAGCTGAGTTAATAAAGACTCGAATCGAACTGGAGCGCGAGAAGTTGCAAAGAAATGCaatgaagatgaaagagaaTATGTTGCTTCAATTGTTGGCGAAAGAGCACTTATCTCCAGAAGACGAAGAGATGAAACGTCAACTAACTAAAATTGTGTTTGGAGAGTGA